CATCCGCGAGCGCGCCGTGGGCGCCGAGGTCCTCGAGAGCGTCACGCCCGCGCAGCAGGTCATCAAGATCGTCAACGATCAGCTGGTCGAGCTTCTGGGCACCGAAGCGGTGCCGCTGGCGACCGCCTCGACCCCGCCCACGGTCGTGATGCTGGTGGGTCTGCAGGGATCGGGCAAGACCACGACGGCGGCCAAGCTGGCGCTGGGCGCCAAGGGACGCGGCGGCACGCCGCTGCTGGTGGCCGCGGACACGCAGCGTCCCGCCGCGATTGACCAGCTCGTCACGCTGGCTGGGCAGGTTGATCTGCCGGTCCACGAGGAGGGCACCCGGCCCGCGCCGCTGGATATCGCCGTCAACGGCGTGACTCGCGCGCAAGCCGAAGGCCACAGTCACGTGATCCTCGACACCGCCGGCCGCCTGCAGGTGGACGACGCGCTGATGGACGAGATCGGGCGCATCTCGAAGCGCATCAAGCCCGACGAGACGCTGTTGGTCGCCGACTCCACCACGGGCCAGGAGGCGGTGGCCGTGGCCGAGGCATTCCATGCCCGCAGCCCGCTCACGGGACTGATCCTGACGAAGCTCGACGGCGACGCGAGGGGCGGCGCGGCGCTGTCAGTGCGAGCCGTGACCGGTGTGCCGATCAAGTTCGTCGGCACGGGTGAGGCCATCGAACCGCTGGAGACGTTCCATCCCGACCGCATGGCCTCACGAATCCTGGGGATGGGCGACGTGCTGTCGCTGGTCGAGCGGGCCGAGCAGGTCATCGACGAGCGCCAGGCCAAGGAGATGCAGCGCAAGATGCGCGAGGCCTCCTTTGGGCTGGACGATTTCCTGGATCAGCTGGAGCAGGTGAAGAAGATGGGGTCGCTGAGCCAGGTGATGAGCATGCTGCCGGGCATGAGCGGCGCGCTGAACGATCCGGAGGTTCGGCAGGCGGTTGAGGGCGAGGGACTGCGCCGATTCGAGGCGATCATCCTCTCCATGACGCCCCAGGAACGCGCGTCGCCGGACATCATCACGGGCCGTCGGCGGCGGCGCATCGCGGCTGGCAGCGGCACGTCGGTGCAGGACGTGAACCAGCTGCTCAAGCAGTTCAAGCAAGCCCGCCAGATGATGCAGATGATGAGCAGCGGCAAGATGCCGGCCGGTCTCAAGGGGTTGTTTGGAGGCTAGGCGAGCGCCGGCGCGTCGCCGGCAAGCTCGTGGTCGCGCCAGTCGGTCACGAACATGTGGCCGGGGGCATGGGTGATCATCAGTGGCGGACGCGAGGCCTGCGCCACGGCCTGGGGCGTGACGCCGCACGCCCAGAAGACCGGCACTTCGTCTCGGCGCATCTCGACCGGATCGCCCCAATCCGGCGCCGCGATATCGGCAATACCCAGCGCCGCTGGGTCACCGGCGTGCACGGGCGCCCCGTGCACGCGCGGGTAGCGGGCCGAGATTTCGTGGGCTTCGTCCACTCGATCGGCCGGGATGGGGCGCATGCTCACGACCATGGGACCGGCGAACGGTCCGACGGGCGTGCAGTCGACCGAGGTGCGGAACATCGGCACGATCACATCCTGCTCAAGGTGGCGTAGAGGGATTCCGGCGTCATGCAGCGCGGCCTCGAACGTGAAGCTGCAGCCGAGCAGAAACCCCACCAAGTCGTCGCGCCAGTGCGCCAGCGAATCGGTGGGCTCCCCGCCGCGCGCCTCTCCGTCAACGTATACGCGGTAGCGCGGGGCGTCGCGGCGGATGTCGGCACCGGGAGCGAATCGAAGCGGCTCGGCATCGCCAACCGCGGTGCGCTCCAGCAGCGGGCACGGTTGTGGATTGGCGATGCAAAAGGCCTCGAAGTCGTCGGCCAGTGCCGCCGGCAGCATGACCAGGTTGGCCTGGACGTAGCCCGGGGCCAGACCGGCGGTGGTCGCGGTCCACGAGCCATCGCGGCACGCCGCCCGCACGGCCGCGCCGGTTTCGAGTCGTTCCGTGATCGCCATGCCCGCGTCCGTGGCCGATTTCCCCCTCATCCTAACCTTCTCCCACCAGGGGAGAAGGGACCGGACCGCCCCTACCTGCGGCCTATTGCAATCGACGGGACCGGGTCTAAGGTTCTGCGCGATGCCAAGCCTCGAGCGCGCCGATGGCTTCGTGCGGACTGGATTCCGGCTTCCGCCGGAATGACGGAGGAGTCACGCGAAGGCCTCGCGACGTGAGACGGGACTGGACGCTCCTCGCACGTTGGTGAAAACGGTCGACGGGACCGGGTTATGCCGCGCCTGAGGCTCCTCGGCAGCGTTCGACGATCTCCCGCAGCCGATCAAGCATCTGCGCGTTGACCTGGTGCGAGTGGCCGTCGACCATGGCGGAGTTCGAGCGGGACATGCCGTCCACCGCGCCGGCCGCCACCAGCCGCTCGATCCAGGCCGCCTCGGTGGCGCCGTCGGGCAGCGTGTCGCGCCCGGTCACGATATCCAGCATGGCGACGAGGCCGTAGGCGCCCCAGTTGCTGACCTCGGCCAGCAGCAGGTGCGACGCGCGGGTCACGCTGACGCCGGGAATGAGGCCTTTGGCCTGGAGGTAGGGCGCGATGGCGCCCATGCCGATCTCGTTGCCGCCGTCGCCGACCGCCACCGAGAGTGGCGCGCGCATCAGCGGGTCCAGCGCGGCGGCGATGCCGGTAATGTCCTCGCCGCGCATGGTCAATCGACGCCCGTCCGCCGTGGTACCCGGCCGCTCGATCGCCACCACCAGATCGGGCGCGTACTCACGGCGCAACGCTTCGCATGCCTCCTCGGCGCCGCGTTCGGTGCACGGGGCGGCAATGACCGGGCCGACATCGGCAAGCAGCGCATCCACCACGGGTACCGTGGTGTCGCAGGCCACCGTGACCACGTCCCACCCCAGCGCGGAAAGCGTCAGGCCGACCGCCATCGCTCCGGGAGGTCCGTCGGTCTCTCCAATCCCGCCGACTGGAAATCCGGTCAGGAGCATGGCCTGGGCGGGCGGGCGATCCGCGATGGCTACGGCTGCCCGGGCATAGGCGTCCTCCGGAAGAAGGCCACGACAAGCGCCTAGTCCACGGCTGTCCGTCGGGAAAACAGCATCGGCGATTTCAACGGCAACAGCGGCACGGCGATTCTGGCTCGTCGTCATTCAGGTGGATTCTCAATCGTCGGTCCGGGGAGCATACGCGACGCGGGTTGGCGTTTGGCGACGCACTTTTTCAGGTTCCGCCAATGACGCCGAACGCGGCCAAGCCGCCGAGGAAGAGCACGGTGCCGGAAAGCGCCACGAGAGCCTCGGTGCGGGCGATCCCCCGAGGCAGCAGGGCCATGACCCCCATGTTCACCGCCGCATGTATGGGTATGAGGGCGATCACCAGCAGCGGCCACCGCGCGACGAGCAGCGTGAAGCCAATGTGCGCGGCGCCGGCGAACAGCCGCTCGACGACGCCCCAGGCGGGCGCGATCTCGCGGTCGAGACCCATCGCGGCGAGCTCTTGTCGCGCCTCCAGCGCCTTGGGGTCGTCACGCCGCAGGAGCGCGAGCCGGACGAATCCGACCTGGATCCCGTAGACGGCCTCGATCGCCGCCCAGCCGGCCCCGACGGCGTAGGCCGTCGCGAAATCCTGGCTGGCCGCGAGCACGACGCCCAGCCGCACCAACTCTTCGGTCGGCCCCGCCAGTGCGGGCGTCCAGCGGCGCATGACGTCCACGCCGGCGCCGAGTCTCCGCAGACCCAGGACGACCGGCAGG
The genomic region above belongs to Chloroflexota bacterium and contains:
- the ffh gene encoding signal recognition particle protein; amino-acid sequence: MFDTLTERLGGVFERLGRRGRLSEKDVTAALREVRMALLEADVNFKVARDLVAGIRERAVGAEVLESVTPAQQVIKIVNDQLVELLGTEAVPLATASTPPTVVMLVGLQGSGKTTTAAKLALGAKGRGGTPLLVAADTQRPAAIDQLVTLAGQVDLPVHEEGTRPAPLDIAVNGVTRAQAEGHSHVILDTAGRLQVDDALMDEIGRISKRIKPDETLLVADSTTGQEAVAVAEAFHARSPLTGLILTKLDGDARGGAALSVRAVTGVPIKFVGTGEAIEPLETFHPDRMASRILGMGDVLSLVERAEQVIDERQAKEMQRKMREASFGLDDFLDQLEQVKKMGSLSQVMSMLPGMSGALNDPEVRQAVEGEGLRRFEAIILSMTPQERASPDIITGRRRRRIAAGSGTSVQDVNQLLKQFKQARQMMQMMSSGKMPAGLKGLFGG
- a CDS encoding putative hydro-lyase, whose translation is MAITERLETGAAVRAACRDGSWTATTAGLAPGYVQANLVMLPAALADDFEAFCIANPQPCPLLERTAVGDAEPLRFAPGADIRRDAPRYRVYVDGEARGGEPTDSLAHWRDDLVGFLLGCSFTFEAALHDAGIPLRHLEQDVIVPMFRTSVDCTPVGPFAGPMVVSMRPIPADRVDEAHEISARYPRVHGAPVHAGDPAALGIADIAAPDWGDPVEMRRDEVPVFWACGVTPQAVAQASRPPLMITHAPGHMFVTDWRDHELAGDAPALA
- a CDS encoding DUF4392 domain-containing protein, producing MTTSQNRRAAVAVEIADAVFPTDSRGLGACRGLLPEDAYARAAVAIADRPPAQAMLLTGFPVGGIGETDGPPGAMAVGLTLSALGWDVVTVACDTTVPVVDALLADVGPVIAAPCTERGAEEACEALRREYAPDLVVAIERPGTTADGRRLTMRGEDITGIAAALDPLMRAPLSVAVGDGGNEIGMGAIAPYLQAKGLIPGVSVTRASHLLLAEVSNWGAYGLVAMLDIVTGRDTLPDGATEAAWIERLVAAGAVDGMSRSNSAMVDGHSHQVNAQMLDRLREIVERCRGASGAA